A genomic window from Lycium barbarum isolate Lr01 chromosome 4, ASM1917538v2, whole genome shotgun sequence includes:
- the LOC132635273 gene encoding protein LOL1, with product MPVPLAPYPTPPTPFTPPANGTQSQLVCSGCRNLLLYPVGATSVCCAVCNAVTAVPPPGTEMAQLVCGGCHTLLMYIRGATSVQCSCCHTVNLAMEANQVAQVNCGNCRTLLMYQYGARSVKCAVCNFVTSVGVATSTTEQKFNS from the exons ATGCCAGTTCCGCTTGCTCCATATCCTACACCACCAACGCCATTTACACCACCTGCTAACG GAACACAGAGCCAGCTTGTGTGTTCTGGATGCAGAAATCTATTACTCTATCCAGTTGGAGCAACATCTGTTTGCTGTGCAGTTTGCAATGCGGTCACAGCAGTACCACCTCCGG GCACTGAGATGGCTCAGTTGGTTTGCGGAGGCTGCCACACATTACTAATGTACATCCGTGGAGCAACAAGCGTGCAATGTTCTTGCTGTCACACAGTCAATTTAGCTATGGAAG CAAATCAGGTAGCACAGGTAAATTGTGGCAACTGCCGCACGCTGCTGATGTACCAATATGGGGCACGATCAGTGAAATGTGCAGTGTGCAATTTTGTGACATCAGTAGGG